Proteins from a single region of Motilibacter peucedani:
- a CDS encoding branched-chain amino acid ABC transporter permease: MSGFVDQFWSSTIDGLTIGSIYALVALGYTLVYGVLRLINFAHSEIFMIGTFAALGTVSMFGLDAPATGFLLVAVLLCATAAGMLAAGASAVVLERVAYRPLRNRGSNRLAALISAIGASLFLQELFAARIHNGAIHLTGRDYINTDRVLKKSTLFHIGDGIVRADKLLVFVAAILMMLVLDRFVNKTRLGRGIRATAQDSESAVLMGVNIDRVIVLTFLIGGAMAGLAGALYVVYFEQTKNLIGFVLGIKAFTAAVLGGIGNLRGALLGGLSIGLMENYGASIFGAEWKDVITFSILVLVLLFRPTGLLGESMGRSKA, encoded by the coding sequence GTGAGCGGTTTCGTCGACCAGTTCTGGTCGTCAACCATCGACGGGCTGACCATCGGCTCGATCTACGCCCTCGTGGCGCTCGGCTACACCCTCGTCTACGGCGTGCTGCGCCTGATCAACTTCGCGCACTCCGAGATCTTCATGATCGGCACGTTCGCCGCGCTCGGCACCGTGTCGATGTTCGGGCTCGACGCCCCCGCCACGGGGTTCCTGCTCGTGGCGGTGCTGCTCTGCGCCACCGCCGCCGGCATGCTGGCGGCCGGCGCGAGCGCGGTCGTCCTCGAGCGGGTGGCCTACCGGCCGCTGCGCAACCGGGGGAGCAACCGGCTCGCCGCCCTGATCTCCGCGATCGGCGCCAGCCTGTTCCTCCAGGAGCTCTTCGCGGCCCGCATCCACAACGGCGCGATCCACCTCACCGGTCGCGACTACATCAACACCGACCGCGTGCTGAAGAAGTCCACGCTGTTCCACATCGGCGACGGCATCGTCCGTGCCGACAAGCTGCTGGTCTTCGTCGCCGCGATCCTCATGATGCTGGTCCTCGACCGCTTCGTGAACAAGACGCGCCTCGGGCGCGGCATCCGCGCGACCGCGCAGGACAGCGAGAGCGCCGTCCTCATGGGCGTCAACATCGACCGCGTGATCGTGCTGACGTTCCTCATCGGCGGCGCGATGGCCGGCCTCGCCGGCGCCCTCTACGTCGTCTACTTCGAGCAGACCAAGAACCTCATCGGCTTCGTGCTCGGCATCAAGGCGTTCACCGCCGCGGTGCTCGGCGGCATCGGCAACCTGCGCGGAGCCCTGCTCGGCGGGCTGTCGATCGGGCTGATGGAGAACTACGGCGCGAGCATCTTCGGCGCCGAGTGGAAGGACGTCATCACGTTCTCCATCCTGGTCCTGGTCCTGCTGTTCCGGCCCACTGGTCTGCTGGGCGAGTCCATGGGGAGGTCGAAGGCATGA
- a CDS encoding branched-chain amino acid ABC transporter substrate-binding protein translates to MRNVQRGASVFAVLAALSLGVTACGGSSASDDSGSAPAGSSAASGGTGGGGSSVNIGFMGALTGPNAQLGINIKQGAEVAINAYNASNPAVKITLKDYDTAGDPAQATSLAPKVASDKVVGVIGPAFSGESKTAVPTLEEAGIPNISASATNATLSANGWKFWHRVLANDDVQGPGVAGFITGPLGAKKVAVIDDQSEYGKGLADVVAKTIGSAASPRDSIDPKADDYSSTVSKIKSANPDAIFYGGYYAEAAKFVKQLRDGGVTAKFVSGDGTLDQKFIDGGKDAAEGAFLSCTCVLATASDDPAVQKFIDDYTKAYGTGPATYSAEGFDAATAFIKALQAGKTSPADINTFLSTEDFKGISKPIKWDDKGELTSGSVYMHEVKDGKIIALGDYKTAKPQ, encoded by the coding sequence GTGCGCAACGTCCAGCGAGGGGCATCCGTCTTCGCGGTGCTCGCGGCCCTCAGCCTCGGCGTTACCGCCTGTGGCGGCAGCAGCGCCAGCGACGACTCGGGCAGCGCGCCCGCCGGTTCCAGCGCCGCCAGCGGCGGCACGGGCGGCGGCGGCTCGTCGGTCAACATCGGCTTCATGGGCGCGCTGACCGGCCCCAACGCCCAGCTCGGCATCAACATCAAGCAGGGCGCCGAGGTGGCGATCAACGCCTACAACGCCTCGAACCCCGCGGTGAAGATCACGCTCAAGGACTACGACACGGCGGGCGACCCCGCCCAGGCCACGTCGCTGGCGCCCAAGGTCGCCTCCGACAAGGTCGTCGGCGTCATCGGCCCGGCCTTCTCCGGCGAGTCGAAGACCGCCGTCCCGACGCTCGAGGAGGCGGGGATCCCCAACATCTCCGCCTCGGCCACCAACGCCACGCTCTCGGCCAACGGCTGGAAGTTCTGGCACCGCGTCCTCGCGAACGACGACGTGCAGGGCCCCGGCGTCGCGGGCTTCATCACCGGCCCGCTCGGCGCCAAGAAGGTCGCCGTCATCGACGACCAGAGCGAGTACGGCAAGGGCCTCGCCGACGTCGTCGCCAAGACGATCGGCTCGGCGGCCAGCCCCCGCGACTCGATCGACCCGAAGGCCGACGACTACTCCTCGACCGTCAGCAAGATCAAGTCCGCCAACCCGGACGCGATCTTCTACGGCGGCTACTACGCCGAGGCGGCGAAGTTCGTCAAGCAGCTCCGCGACGGCGGCGTGACCGCGAAGTTCGTCTCGGGCGACGGAACGCTCGACCAGAAGTTCATCGACGGCGGCAAGGACGCGGCCGAGGGCGCGTTCCTGTCCTGCACCTGCGTGCTGGCCACCGCGTCCGACGACCCGGCCGTGCAGAAGTTCATCGACGACTACACCAAGGCCTACGGCACCGGCCCGGCCACCTACTCGGCCGAGGGCTTCGACGCGGCCACCGCGTTCATCAAGGCGCTGCAGGCCGGCAAGACCTCGCCCGCCGACATCAACACCTTCCTCAGCACCGAGGACTTCAAGGGCATCTCCAAGCCCATCAAGTGGGACGACAAGGGCGAGCTGACCTCCGGCTCGGTCTACATGCACGAGGTCAAGGACGGCAAGATCATCGCGCTGGGCGACTACAAGACGGCCAAGCCGCAGTAG
- a CDS encoding ANTAR domain-containing response regulator: protein MPSPSTQRRVVIAEDEALIRLDLREMLEEEGWTVVGEAGDGEEAVRLAEELRPDLVVCDIKMPKLDGISAATRIGEARLAPVVMLTAFSQRELVERARDAGAMAYVVKPFGRSDLVPAIELAVARYQETKALEAEVADLQERFETRKLVDRAKGLLQVSLGLSEPEAFRWLQKTAMDRRAPMREIAASVIEAGGAPAVEAEAN from the coding sequence ATGCCGAGCCCCAGCACCCAGCGACGTGTCGTGATCGCCGAGGACGAGGCGCTCATCCGCCTGGACCTGCGCGAGATGCTCGAGGAGGAGGGCTGGACGGTCGTCGGCGAGGCCGGCGACGGCGAGGAGGCCGTCCGGCTGGCCGAGGAGCTGCGCCCCGACCTGGTCGTCTGCGACATCAAGATGCCCAAGCTCGACGGCATCAGCGCGGCGACCCGCATCGGCGAGGCGCGGCTGGCGCCGGTCGTCATGCTCACCGCCTTCAGCCAGCGCGAGCTGGTCGAGCGCGCCCGCGACGCCGGCGCGATGGCCTACGTCGTGAAGCCGTTCGGGCGCTCCGACCTGGTCCCCGCCATCGAGCTCGCCGTCGCCCGCTACCAGGAGACCAAGGCGCTCGAGGCCGAGGTCGCCGACCTGCAGGAGCGGTTCGAGACCCGCAAGCTCGTCGACCGGGCCAAGGGCCTGCTCCAGGTGTCGCTCGGCCTGTCCGAGCCCGAGGCGTTCCGCTGGCTGCAGAAGACCGCCATGGACCGCCGCGCCCCCATGCGCGAGATCGCCGCGTCGGTCATCGAGGCCGGTGGCGCCCCCGCCGTCGAGGCCGAGGCCAACTAG
- the pyk gene encoding pyruvate kinase, whose amino-acid sequence MRRAKIVCTLGPSVDGYERIKALIQAGMNVARFNLSHADHAEHEARYKWVRDASAELDMPVAVLVDLQGPKIRTGYFAEGPVMLAAGDTFTITTEDVDGDSSIVSTTYKGLAGDVAPGDPILIDDGRVSLEVVEVDGPRVVTRVVEGGVVSNSKGINLPGVGVSVPALSEKDIADLRWALHLRADVIALSFVRDAKDIEDVHRIMDEEGVRLPVIAKIEKPQAVDALEGIVDAFDGIMVARGDLGVELPLEQVPLVQKRCVDIARRYAKPVIVATQMLESMISASRPTRAETSDVANAVLDGADAVMLSGETSVGKYALETVATMARIVETVEVNGLGEIRPLTSRPHSKSGAITRAAAEVAEALGATYLVTFTQSGDSARRVSRLRHETPLLAFTPDSATRRQLALSWGITTFEVPMVQHTDQMVLHVDKTLLELGLSQEGDLVVIVAGAPPGIPGSINSMRVHKIGDAVNKVAPAYGDLAPAQ is encoded by the coding sequence ATGCGCCGTGCGAAGATCGTCTGTACGCTCGGCCCGTCCGTCGACGGGTACGAGCGCATCAAGGCCCTCATCCAGGCGGGCATGAACGTCGCCCGCTTCAACCTCAGCCACGCCGACCACGCCGAGCACGAGGCCCGCTACAAGTGGGTCCGCGACGCCTCGGCCGAGCTCGACATGCCTGTCGCCGTCCTCGTCGACCTCCAGGGCCCGAAGATCCGCACCGGCTACTTCGCCGAGGGTCCGGTGATGCTCGCCGCGGGGGACACCTTCACGATCACGACCGAGGACGTCGACGGCGACTCCTCCATCGTGTCGACGACCTACAAGGGCCTGGCCGGAGACGTCGCCCCCGGTGACCCGATCCTCATCGACGACGGCCGCGTCTCGCTCGAGGTCGTCGAGGTCGACGGCCCGCGTGTCGTCACCCGCGTCGTCGAGGGCGGGGTCGTCTCGAACTCCAAGGGCATCAACCTGCCGGGCGTCGGGGTCAGCGTCCCCGCGCTGTCGGAGAAGGACATCGCCGACCTGCGCTGGGCGCTGCACCTGCGCGCCGACGTGATCGCGCTCTCGTTCGTGCGCGACGCCAAGGACATCGAGGACGTCCACCGGATCATGGACGAGGAGGGTGTCCGCCTCCCCGTCATCGCCAAGATCGAGAAGCCGCAGGCCGTCGACGCGCTCGAGGGCATCGTCGACGCGTTCGACGGCATCATGGTGGCCCGCGGCGACCTCGGCGTCGAGCTCCCGCTCGAGCAGGTGCCGCTGGTGCAGAAGCGCTGCGTCGACATCGCGCGCCGCTACGCCAAGCCGGTCATCGTCGCGACGCAGATGCTCGAGTCGATGATCTCGGCCTCGCGCCCGACGCGCGCCGAGACGAGCGACGTCGCCAACGCCGTCCTCGACGGCGCCGACGCGGTCATGCTCAGCGGCGAGACGAGCGTCGGCAAGTACGCGCTCGAGACCGTCGCCACGATGGCGCGGATCGTCGAGACCGTCGAGGTCAACGGCCTGGGCGAGATCCGCCCGCTCACCAGCCGGCCGCACTCGAAGTCGGGCGCCATCACGCGCGCCGCGGCCGAGGTCGCCGAGGCGCTCGGTGCGACCTACCTGGTCACGTTCACGCAGAGCGGCGACTCGGCCCGCCGGGTCTCCCGCCTGCGCCACGAGACCCCGCTGCTCGCGTTCACGCCCGACTCGGCGACCCGTCGCCAGCTCGCGCTCTCCTGGGGCATCACCACCTTCGAGGTGCCGATGGTCCAGCACACCGACCAGATGGTGCTCCACGTCGACAAGACGCTGCTCGAGCTCGGGCTCTCGCAGGAGGGCGACCTCGTGGTGATCGTCGCCGGTGCCCCGCCCGGCATCCCGGGCTCGATCAACTCGATGCGCGTGCACAAGATCGGTGACGCGGTCAACAAGGTCGCGCCCGCCTACGGCGACCTGGCCCCGGCCCAGTAG
- a CDS encoding S8 family peptidase, whose amino-acid sequence MHRLSRRRTAASALSAVALGAAALAVAPSATASTSSSSARTATISYVVLAKDGVAASKVAKAVKAAGGTVKSSNTAVGLLTVSSDRAAFARSLQRTGLVDGVAHDITIGHAPSSKLVAPSASVEKAARAALAKAATTRRASKEPSKLGKAVVRQNVRPRPGAKTTSTPDPLDAKSYGLSMIHAAQAHQVQAGDARVLVGDIDTGMDAKQPDIAPNFNAALSRNFTTDIPNVIGPDGKPVLDDKGEPVVLDGPCEYAGCKDPANVDGAEHGTHTAGTIAAAANGLGVSGVAPGVSLVNLRAGQDSGYFFLQPTVDALTYAADNGIDVVNMSFYVDPWLFNCEKNPADSPAEQAEQHVIIKAMNRALKYAYHHDVTMVSAAGNDYTDLASPSVDTSSPDYGAAPHARQIDPATCVSMPTQGPNVIAVSDIAKSGRKSYFSNWGLGQIDVAAPGGDFYDGYGTPAYRTNENLVLSTYPVEVMQAEGDVDSAGNITPAGVVDGVIEQCPAGVTDYHLCGWYGWLQGTSMASPHAAGVAALIVSQYGKGSTQADFTMRPKEVARVLLGTATDTPCPTPALQTYAPLSTVYNATCTGDAHYNSFFGYGVVDAAAAVGLDAAHVRP is encoded by the coding sequence GTGCATCGACTGTCCCGGAGGCGCACCGCAGCCTCCGCCCTCTCCGCCGTGGCGCTCGGCGCCGCCGCGCTGGCCGTCGCGCCGAGCGCGACCGCCTCGACCAGCTCGTCGTCGGCGAGGACCGCCACCATCTCCTACGTGGTGCTCGCCAAGGACGGCGTCGCGGCGTCCAAGGTCGCCAAGGCCGTGAAGGCGGCCGGCGGCACCGTGAAGTCGTCCAACACGGCCGTCGGGCTGCTCACCGTGTCGTCGGACCGCGCCGCCTTCGCCCGGTCGCTCCAGCGCACCGGGCTCGTCGACGGCGTCGCGCACGACATCACCATCGGCCACGCGCCGAGTTCCAAGCTCGTCGCGCCGTCGGCGTCGGTCGAGAAGGCCGCGCGCGCGGCGCTCGCGAAGGCGGCCACCACCCGCCGCGCCTCCAAGGAGCCCTCGAAGCTCGGCAAGGCCGTCGTCCGTCAGAACGTGCGCCCGCGCCCGGGCGCCAAGACCACCTCGACGCCGGACCCGCTCGACGCGAAGTCCTACGGCCTGTCGATGATCCACGCGGCGCAGGCGCACCAGGTCCAGGCCGGCGACGCCCGCGTGCTCGTCGGTGACATCGACACCGGCATGGACGCCAAGCAGCCGGACATCGCGCCGAACTTCAACGCCGCCCTGTCGCGCAACTTCACGACCGACATCCCCAACGTCATCGGGCCGGACGGCAAGCCGGTGCTCGACGACAAGGGCGAGCCGGTCGTCCTGGACGGCCCCTGCGAGTACGCCGGGTGCAAGGACCCGGCGAACGTCGACGGTGCCGAGCACGGCACCCACACCGCGGGCACGATCGCCGCGGCGGCCAACGGGCTCGGCGTCTCCGGCGTCGCCCCTGGCGTCTCGCTGGTCAACCTGCGCGCCGGCCAGGACAGCGGCTACTTCTTCCTGCAGCCGACCGTCGACGCGCTCACCTACGCGGCCGACAACGGCATCGACGTGGTCAACATGTCGTTCTACGTCGACCCGTGGCTCTTCAACTGCGAGAAGAACCCGGCCGACAGCCCGGCCGAGCAGGCCGAGCAGCACGTCATCATCAAGGCGATGAACCGCGCGCTCAAGTACGCCTACCACCACGACGTGACCATGGTCTCGGCCGCGGGCAACGACTACACCGACCTGGCCTCGCCCTCGGTCGACACGTCCAGCCCCGACTACGGCGCCGCACCGCACGCGCGGCAGATCGACCCGGCGACCTGCGTCTCGATGCCGACCCAGGGCCCGAACGTCATCGCGGTGTCCGACATCGCGAAGTCCGGCCGCAAGTCCTACTTCTCCAACTGGGGCCTCGGCCAGATCGACGTAGCGGCCCCGGGCGGCGACTTCTACGACGGCTACGGCACGCCCGCCTACCGCACCAACGAGAACCTCGTGCTCTCGACCTACCCCGTCGAGGTCATGCAGGCCGAGGGCGACGTCGACTCCGCGGGCAACATCACGCCCGCCGGCGTGGTCGACGGGGTCATCGAGCAGTGCCCGGCCGGGGTCACCGACTACCACCTCTGCGGCTGGTACGGCTGGCTCCAGGGCACGTCGATGGCCTCGCCGCACGCGGCCGGAGTGGCGGCGCTGATCGTCAGCCAGTACGGCAAGGGCAGCACGCAGGCCGACTTCACCATGCGGCCCAAGGAGGTCGCCCGGGTCCTGCTGGGCACCGCGACCGACACCCCGTGCCCCACGCCGGCGCTGCAGACCTACGCACCGCTCTCGACCGTCTACAACGCCACCTGCACCGGTGACGCGCACTACAACAGCTTCTTCGGCTACGGCGTCGTCGACGCCGCCGCCGCGGTGGGCCTCGACGCGGCGCACGTGCGCCCGTGA
- a CDS encoding glutamate synthase subunit beta: MANPRGFLEKGRELPKRRPVDVRIRDWREVYEEMSSDDLRAQAGRCMDCGIPFCHNGCPLGNLIPEWNDLTWRDDWREAIERLHATNNFPEFTGRLCPAPCESACVLGIGDDPVTIKQVEVSIIDRAWDEGWVQPKAPGRLTGKTVAVVGSGPAGLAAAQQLTRAGHTVAVYERADEPGGLLRYGIPEFKMEKRHVERRIAQMKAEGTRFRTGIAIGTDISADELYARYDAVVLAVGATAWRDLPVPGRESTGILQAMEYLPHANRHARDANYSVPVTAEGKDVVIIGGGDTGADCLGTAIRQGARSITQLEIMPRPSDSRPGSQPWPTMPMTYKVTSAHEEGGERMYAVNTQAFLADDEGGVRALQLVEVEMVEGRFQPVEGTEREIPAQLVLLAMGFVGPEKGSLLEQLGVALDARGNVVRDDSYASSVPGVFVAGDAGRGQSLIVWAIAEGRACANGVDAYLRGGPSELPRPIPPTARPLLV, encoded by the coding sequence GTGGCTAACCCCCGAGGTTTCCTGGAGAAGGGGCGCGAGCTCCCCAAGCGGCGTCCCGTGGACGTGCGCATCCGCGACTGGCGCGAGGTCTACGAGGAGATGAGCTCCGACGACCTGCGCGCGCAGGCCGGCCGGTGCATGGACTGCGGCATCCCGTTCTGCCACAACGGCTGCCCGCTCGGGAACCTCATCCCCGAGTGGAACGACCTGACCTGGCGCGACGACTGGCGCGAGGCGATCGAGCGGCTGCACGCGACCAACAACTTCCCGGAGTTCACCGGGCGGCTGTGCCCCGCGCCGTGCGAGAGCGCGTGCGTGCTCGGCATCGGCGACGACCCGGTGACGATCAAGCAGGTCGAGGTCTCGATCATCGACCGGGCGTGGGACGAGGGCTGGGTCCAGCCCAAGGCCCCCGGCCGGCTCACCGGCAAGACCGTCGCCGTGGTCGGCTCGGGTCCCGCGGGGCTCGCCGCCGCCCAGCAGCTGACCCGCGCCGGGCACACGGTCGCGGTCTACGAGCGCGCCGACGAGCCGGGCGGCCTGCTGCGCTACGGCATCCCCGAGTTCAAGATGGAGAAGCGCCACGTCGAGCGCCGCATCGCGCAGATGAAGGCCGAGGGCACCCGGTTCCGCACCGGCATCGCCATCGGCACCGACATCAGCGCCGACGAGCTCTACGCCCGCTACGACGCCGTCGTGCTGGCCGTGGGCGCGACGGCGTGGCGCGACCTGCCGGTCCCCGGCCGCGAGAGCACCGGGATCCTGCAGGCGATGGAGTACCTCCCGCACGCCAACCGCCACGCCCGCGACGCGAACTACTCGGTGCCCGTCACGGCCGAGGGCAAGGACGTCGTGATCATCGGCGGCGGCGACACCGGAGCCGACTGCCTCGGCACCGCCATCCGCCAGGGCGCGCGCTCCATCACCCAGCTCGAGATCATGCCCCGCCCCTCGGACAGCCGCCCCGGCAGCCAGCCGTGGCCGACGATGCCGATGACCTACAAGGTCACCTCCGCCCACGAGGAGGGCGGCGAGCGCATGTACGCGGTCAACACCCAGGCGTTCCTCGCCGACGACGAGGGCGGGGTGCGCGCGCTGCAGCTGGTCGAGGTCGAGATGGTCGAGGGTCGCTTCCAGCCGGTCGAGGGCACCGAGCGCGAGATCCCCGCGCAGCTGGTTCTGCTGGCGATGGGCTTCGTGGGCCCGGAGAAGGGCTCGCTGCTCGAGCAGCTGGGCGTCGCGCTCGACGCGCGCGGCAACGTCGTGCGCGACGACTCCTACGCGTCGAGCGTCCCGGGCGTCTTCGTGGCCGGCGACGCCGGCCGCGGGCAGTCGCTCATCGTCTGGGCGATCGCGGAGGGCCGGGCGTGCGCGAACGGCGTCGACGCGTACCTCCGCGGCGGTCCCTCGGAACTGCCGCGACCGATCCCGCCGACGGCGCGTCCGCTGCTCGTCTGA